In Anaerolineae bacterium, the DNA window TGTTGAGCAATCTGGTCGGGTAAGGTTTTACGAGAAATCTCTGTTAGCATTATCAATTCGTCCCTGATTGTATTTAACACCTTTATATTTTAGACAAGCCTTCGCAATCTGTCAAGCTGCTAAGCTATTTGACAGGTTGGTAGACCTATGTTATAATCTGGACATCTTGTCCACATAGTAAACACCCCACTACGATGTAGAGATGCCAAATAGTGAATAGTGGCCTGGGGTTTATAGAGTAAACCAGAAAGGAGGCTATATATTAACCAAACGGCTTTAACACAGTATCAGCCTGGTAGCTCAATCCACTTTTTATTAACCTTTAATATTTTCTAAATAGGAGGATTTCAATGTCGAAACATGGGAATAAACTAAACCGGCGGGAGTTCCTGCAACTGACAGCCATAGGCGCCGCCGGAGCGGCCCTGGCCAGTTGCGCCCCGGCGGCTACTGAAGCTCCGGTAGAAGAAGCCCCGCCTACTGAGGCCCCCGCCGAAGCGCCTACCGAGGCCCCCGCCGAAGCCCCTACCGAGGCCCCCGCCGAAGCCCCTACCGAGGCCCCCGCCGAAGCCCCTACCGAGGCCCCCGCCGAAGC includes these proteins:
- a CDS encoding twin-arginine translocation signal domain-containing protein, with the protein product MSKHGNKLNRREFLQLTAIGAAGAALASCAPAATEAPVEEAPPTEAPAEAPTEAPAEAPTEAPAEAPTEAPAEAPTEAPAEA